From Candidatus Poribacteria bacterium:
GTCACCGCGCATCGCGACACTTTTGGTGCCGAACAACGCAACTTTTACACCGCCTTTGTCCGCTTTGATAACAACGTCACAGGTGTACTTTTTGGGAGTCGCGCATCGGGTGGACGTGTCCTACGTTCCGAATTGCACGGGGTTGGTATCGGTTGTTATATGAAAATTCCCGAAGAAATCGAAATTCACGAAGATAACAATAGAAGCGTTATGGGAGGTTGGGAAGTTGATCAAGTGGACCAGCGTGACAGCCCCAGTTATGAGGGTGTACTAACGATGCACCGTCACTTTGCCGACTGCGTCCGCAACCGAGAAGTCCCGCTCACAGACCTCCGTGATGTTATTAACTCCATCCACCTGGTTGATCAGATAGAAGGCCCTCTACCAGATTAACCCATTCGCTTATGTGGACAAACATCACAAATTGGAGACTTAATCCATGCTTGACGAACGACATCTACAACATCAGATTACTGACGAACAGCACCAAAAGCTGAACGAGGACGGATATTTCATCGTTGAAAACGCGCTCCCATTAGATCTCGTTGAACGTCTTGAAACACGGGTAGATCGCATCTACCAAGACCATCTCGACGCTGGCTATGATCCACATACCAAAAATCAGATGACTGAGCACAGCAATTTTTTCTACCCGAACTTCCTCGGCACTGATCAAATTTTCGTGAATATCCTGGACTGGCATAAAACATTCCCGAAGGTCTGGGGCATTCTGGGATGGAACATCTATTCCTACCACAGCCATTTCATCATCACACCACCTCGTCCTGATGAGGTTCGTGGCAAACCTGCCCCACTCGGATGGCATCAGGACAGTGGACGTGTCAACACGGAAATTGAAAGTTCACCGCGCCCACGTCTCTCAATAAAAGTCGTCTATTGGCTCTCTGATTGTTCCGAAACGGGACGCGGGAATTTCTATGTGGTTCCGGGAAGCCATCTCTCGGACAAACTTGAGAAACCGGTAGACGGTTCGCTCCCCGAAGGCGCAACGCCAGTCTGCTGTAAACCCGGTGATGCCGTTTTCTTTGACCGACGTATATGGCACGCCCGTAGTGAAAACGATTCGGACATCACTCGCAAGGGACTCTTCTACGGATACGGCTACCGATGGCTACGGAGCAAAGACAACATGACGATTCCACGAGAGATGTTTGAACGGAACGATCCGATCCGACAGCAGCTACTCGGTGGCGGAACCAATGCAAACGGGCATTTTTCACCCAAGGACGCAGACGTTCCATTGAAGGTGTGGCTTGAGGAACAGGGTATCCTCTCAAACTGATAGGACACCTATCACAACGTGACATTAATACAAGCACAAAACGGTGCCCTACTGAACAGAAATTCATTTGACACCCACAACAAAATAGCGTATAATTTCAGTAACAACATATTTAACGGAGGCATGACGCGATGTTTCAAACATGGCTTAATGCGAGCGTTTGGGCTGTTATCCTCATAACCGCTATTTTGATTCCAACAGCTTCAGGAGAGAAAGCAGTGAAAACGCCAGATACGCTAAAAGTGGGCATGATCGCCCCCGATTTTACATTGAAAGATGAAGAAGGCGTTGAGCGAAGTCTCAGCGACTATTTAGGCAAAAAGAATATCGTCCTCGCCTTTTATCCAAAAGATTTTACCGGCGGCTGAACGGCTGAACTTTGCTCGCTCCGGGATAGTTTGAGCGAGATAGAAGCAACCGACAGTGTCCTTTTCGGGGTCAGTGTTGACGATGTTGATTCACATAAGCGGTTTAGGGAAGAAGAGAAATTTGGATTTTCACTCTTAGCCGATACCGAATTTGAGGTGAGTCATCAGTACAGCGGCATCATCGAAAACTTCAACGCCTCAAAACGAACAACCTTTATCATTGATAAAGCCGGATACATCCGTGCCATTGATAGAGAAGTCAACGTCAAAACGCACGGTGAAGATGTGACCGCACTGCTCAAGGAAGTCCTACCGAAGGTAGAAGTTGGACAATCCGCACCAGATTTCATCGCAACTGATGGAACCGGTAAAACGCACCAACTCAGCGAATTACATCAGAAGAAAAATGTCGTATTAGCGTTCTATCCACGCGATTTCGGGCGTGGCTGAACGGCTCAAGTTTGCTCGCTCCGTGATGAGTCGAGTAGTTTTGAAAAATACGATGCACAGGTCTTTGGGATTACCTCAAACGACGCAGACTCACATCAGAAATTTTCGGCAGAAAATCAGTTGAACTTCCCGCTTTTGGTGGACACTGGACGCAACCTCGCGCTCCTCTACGGCGCTACGAATGCACCAGACGGCAAGATTCAGCGATTAGCCGTTGTCATTGACAAAACTGGGAAAATCTTGGAAATCGACAAAAACGTTAACGCCGGCACGCACGGCACCGACTTAGTCAATTTCTTCAAAACTTTGGAAACGTCAAATTAATTGATGACGCGTAGCAATTCATTGACAATCCCGGCATGCATCGCATGGTGCACCTCTGTTTTATTCAGCCCATTTTTGGTGCCAATTGTAACAGCTGCTGGGGTCGTCCAAAAACATGCGGACCCCCAAAACGCACTCCGCTGGTTAGCGATTGTCGTCTTGTTTGTTACCGTGCTGCCTGTCCTGTCAATAGCAGTGATGGTCCGGTGTGCTAAAGTCAGTGACTTTCATCTGCAGAACAGGGAAGAACGACTACTACCTTTATGCTGTACGCTTATCAGCATGATTGCAGGTACCGTTCTACTCCATCAGCTGGGTGCAGCACGCGAAATCGTCTGGGCGGGAGTCGCATACATTACAAATAGCGTTATCTTCTCCGCAATTACCCCGATGTGGAAAATCAGCTTTCACAGCAGTGTCGCCACGGGGTGCATTACTGTTCTCGTCATGCTCGTTAACCCACAATTCGGATGGCTATTTCTGCTGATTCCCTTAATCGCTTGGGCGCGGATCTACCGAAAACGGCACACGCTTCTCCAAACCGTTGTCGGCGCGCTACTTGCTATTGGCAACACGGTACTTGTTCTGGAGATGGCAAAACTTGGAAGCCAAAGTTGAATCGCAGAAAGGATTGGATGTGCGCTTCAGTCTCAAGTTATCGTGGGTGTTTGAGCGGAGGTAGGTTATCCCAATCGCATTCTAAGCAGAAAATACCTTCTCTGCCGAGCTGG
This genomic window contains:
- a CDS encoding phytanoyl-CoA dioxygenase family protein; this encodes MLDERHLQHQITDEQHQKLNEDGYFIVENALPLDLVERLETRVDRIYQDHLDAGYDPHTKNQMTEHSNFFYPNFLGTDQIFVNILDWHKTFPKVWGILGWNIYSYHSHFIITPPRPDEVRGKPAPLGWHQDSGRVNTEIESSPRPRLSIKVVYWLSDCSETGRGNFYVVPGSHLSDKLEKPVDGSLPEGATPVCCKPGDAVFFDRRIWHARSENDSDITRKGLFYGYGYRWLRSKDNMTIPREMFERNDPIRQQLLGGGTNANGHFSPKDADVPLKVWLEEQGILSN
- a CDS encoding peroxiredoxin; this translates as MTALLKEVLPKVEVGQSAPDFIATDGTGKTHQLSELHQKKNVVLAFYPRDFGRGUTAQVCSLRDESSSFEKYDAQVFGITSNDADSHQKFSAENQLNFPLLVDTGRNLALLYGATNAPDGKIQRLAVVIDKTGKILEIDKNVNAGTHGTDLVNFFKTLETSN
- a CDS encoding phosphatase PAP2 family protein, translating into MTRSNSLTIPACIAWCTSVLFSPFLVPIVTAAGVVQKHADPQNALRWLAIVVLFVTVLPVLSIAVMVRCAKVSDFHLQNREERLLPLCCTLISMIAGTVLLHQLGAAREIVWAGVAYITNSVIFSAITPMWKISFHSSVATGCITVLVMLVNPQFGWLFLLIPLIAWARIYRKRHTLLQTVVGALLAIGNTVLVLEMAKLGSQS